CCAGCACAACAAATACCTTGACACGGAGTTACTTAATTCAGCTCAGGTACTACTGGCGACTCGTAACGTAGTCGAGGCACTTATGAAAAAGTGTCTGCGACTGTCGGTAAATATGGAGAAAGCTGTCGCAGCTGGTGCTTCAATGGTTAAAGAGCAGCCAAAGAGTTTGAATCCAGAGTTCAAGTTGACGGCTTATCAAATGGTCGGTCTTAATTGGCTCGCTGTACTCCACTCGCAAAATGTTAATGGTATTCTTGCTGATGAAATGGGCCTTGGAAAGACTATTCAAGTTATTGCTTTCTTAACGTACTTAAAGGAGGCTAATTTGGTTGGAGAAAATGATGGTCCACATCTCATTATTGTCCCTAGCTCGACaatgagtaattattttattttataattgtaattactgtttatcataaatttattgtttattatcttTGTTACTGTGTAGATAATTGGATCAACGAATTCGAACGTTGGTCACCGGGCCTAAATGTCGTACAGTATTATGGCAACCCAGATGAACGTAAAGACATACGAATGGGCTGGCGTCAAGGTGAACTGGATGACGTTGACGTCATCATAACGACTTACAATCTTACAAGCAGCTCACCAGAAGAACGTCGTCTGTTTCGTGTACTACCAATCACTTATGTGGTAATTGATGAAGCACATATGCTTAAAAATATGAGTACTATTAGGTATGAAAATCTCGTAAGAATAAATGCCAAGCATCGGATTCTATTAACCGGAACTCCACTGCAAAATAATCTTCTGGAACTCATGTCACTGTTGGTATTCGTAATGCCCTCGTTGTTCGCTGGCaaacaaaatgatttaaaGAGTTTGTTTTCGAAGAATCCAAAGATCGCAGCGTCTGGTAAAGATCAGCCGTTCTTTGAACGCGAGCAGGTAAAAAATGCCAAGCAGATTATGCGACCGTTCGTACTAAGACGTTTAAAGTCCCAGGTACTGAAGGACTTGCCAATAAAGACTGAAGAAGTTATCAAGTGCAGCTTGACTAAGAAACAAAGTGAGATGTACAAAGATTTGATGAGTGAGTTTTCAGAAGAAGCTGGCAGTGGTGTCCCATTCAATGGCCCGGGTATGATGATGCAGCTCAGGAAGCTTGCAAATCATCCGCTCTTACTTAGAAATTACTACGACGAGAGTAAATTACGGCCTATGGCTAAAAAACTCGCCAAAGATCCGACTTACAAGGAAACAAATCCTGATCATGTTTTCGATGATCTCTTTTGGATGTCGGACTATGCCATCAATCAGTTGTCGCGGTTCCACAGGTGCCTTGCTGGACATGGATTACCTCAGGAAATGGTTCTCCAGTCAGCAAAGCTGGAGAAACTCGACGAATTGCTGCCGCAAATGAAAAAAGATGGCCACagggttttaatttttagtcaatttacAATGTTATTGGATATTCTCGAAGAATATTTAACAATACGCTGCCACAAATTTTTAAGGcaagaattttaaatattaattatgctaattatttattttaaattaattgttatttttaaaccaACAGACTGGATGGTCAAACGCCAGTTCCTGACAGACAGGCTTTGATCGACGAGTATACTGAAGACccatcaatatttatatttcttttgtCCACAAGAGCTGGCGGATTAGGTATTAATCTAACTGCTGCTGATACTGTTATTATTCATGATATTGATTTCAATCCTTATAATGACAAACAAGCTGAAGATCGATCTCACCGCATGGGACAAAAgaagtaatttcattttatttattttttttttagtcttttattaattaaaaattttattatttgacagGGATGTTCGTATAATAAGATTTTTAgcagaaaaaacaattgaagAAGGAATGTATGAAATTGCTCAAGAGAAATTACATTTAGAAGCACAAATAACTGAAAACGAAGGTAATCAAGCGACGAGTTTAATTACTTGTTAATTGTTactgacaattaaaatttattttgttttagaaAACGAAAATACCGATAGGAAAAGTGTACTGAAACTACTCAAGATGACATTAGGCCAagatattcacaataaatCGCTGTCACTGAGTCCCACCAAGGCGTCAAATAAATCCTGGGAAGAAATAAAAGTtgaagaattttaaatatttttttacacaactGCGGTGTCATCAGcatcaactttttttgtagcacAATTGAGATGAcgattttaatctttttttaactaccagtgaaatgtttttattataaaaccaCTCAtgtttgatattattattattaatatttaatttaatcaattatatcaTCACTCATATTTAACAAAACCTAATTGtgtaactaaattaattattttgtcataATCCACCGCCAGACCACATtccactatttatttattattttacaataaattttcgattggaaaaatttttttctcttgtaattaaataaataatgaatttatattgaaaaaaaaaaaaaaaaattgttatgaatcttttaaaaaaataaattactgtcAGATTTGTAccggagtaaatttaaatatttgacagctgtttaaaaaattatcaacaattagcgtaattatttgaatgatGCTGGCAAGAagtcaattgaaaaataaataaatcgatcTGGAGCAGAGTATCGACGTAAAcaaatatatcgatatattttttatcatttttaattgtcagttaaaaaattacaaagtataagtttcagttttatttttttctgtacctAGTGATTGCGCAGTTACATATGATGGTAAAGTTaccagacatttgaaattaaaaaattttttttttaacagataaataatgaaaaaaaaatatttctaaaaaaatgcacatgttagaaatttcataaattacatgtgcaatttttcaaaatattttttttaatatttatttttttgttaaaaagaatcaaaaaatttttaaatgtccgctaactttattgtcatgatactgaagttagctgacgtctaataatttttggacttttttttaaacaataaattgtaaaaaaaaaaatatttaaaaaaattgcacctgtagttttatgatccagaagttagcagacaatcaacaatttttggatttttttttcaccaaatcaattgcaaaaaaaaaaaaactacaaaaatgcacatgtagaaaataaaaaaatctacaagtgcaatttttcaaaatatttttttttatgatagtgaagttagcagacgtctaataatttttggatttttttttagacgataaaacataaaaaaacaaatatttgaaaaaattgcacctgtagtttttaaaattttttacatgtgcatatttttattttattttttttcaattgatttgttgaaatacgaaaattcaaaaatttttaaatgtctgctaacttcaggatcattttttttttttttgtaatttatcatttttttttaattccaaaagttatttgacgtttgctaacttcagtatcatgtagttttttaaattttctacatgtgcatatttttagttttttttttcttcaaatttaattgttcaaaaaaaaatcaaaaaattttatgatcctgaagttagcagacagttaaaaatttttgaatttttgtttgaacaacttaatttaaaaaaaaaaataaaaataaaaatatgcacatgtagaaaatttgataaactacaggtgcaattttttcaaatattttttttttatgttttatcgtctaaaaaaaaatccaaaaattattagacgtctgctaacttcagtatcataaaattttgaattgtctgctaacttcaggaccATTTATTGTCATCagttaaatttgtatttaaatttgtaatgtttataattttattacttgtgAATTAGTATATTTGTATTGGGTAAAAGATGATTAAAAAGTCCATGAGAATATATCGATACATCAGTGGcagagttttatttataagatcGGTACGGTCTTGAACGAAGACAACACATCCCCAGTGGTGTTGGTGGTGTTGTCACTGGTCACTCTGTCGGTAGCTTGACGAAACCaaactaaaaatttgttacaAACAGTCACGTGACTTAATTCGGACCAATGATAAGCTTGGAGAGTCGCCCTATACGTGGCACCAAGCATTGAATCCTTTCCTACGTCCGCCATTTTAACATACGGGACTTTGTCGGGAGTGTTGGTTTTATGTTTTATCGTTTCTCGTGagtattgtattttttagtgcTACGTAAGTAATATCAGtggtaatattttaaataataagtaataataatatgtatattaacagataataattgtcattaacaataaaaccaaataatataaattacaaaggAGGCATTTTGGACAATTGTTCGGCCTCAGATTAGAGTCGGCCCAAGGTGACAGACAACTACCCTCGACAGCTTGACAAGACtccaaatttattattcatcttttcatatattatttacttattaatatCAACCACTAAAAATCCATTGGCCTTatctactattttatttattacttatccttgttattattataaatcatatattatttttttttattttttaaaaacttgaggTGATTCATCGGCATTTGTCTatgtctattttatttaaagttccACGCACGCTTGCCCTTTTTCTACCAACACCCTGTCTAATCCAGCTGTTTATAATTACTGTAACTTTGatcaataaatttgttaagtaattaatttattaattattattgcggtgaaatggaaaatttttaatgagattattttttatgaggcCACGCTGTCCAGACGTTTATCGTGATGACGCGACTGCAAACATCATTTCctatttaacattttattatattttatttatcagcaatatttcttaattcacttattcgacaattattatctttaatttaaattaaatttaattgggtgtttatttttttttaaactgtaatGTTTATATTTCCAGGTACCTAAATAACTAAGGTCATAATCATGGGGAATATGTTTGCGACATTGTTTAAAGGCCTTTTTGGTAAAAAAGAAATGAGAATTTTGATGGTAGGTCTTGATGCTGCTGGTAAAACTACGATACtgtacaaattaaaattaggtgAAATCGTAACGACGATTCCAACTataggtaattatttttaaatttaatatcctGAAATTAACagtcaattaacaatttttatgatactgaagttagcagacaattcaaaattttcggattttttttccaacaaatcaattacaaaaaaataaaaaataaaaatatgcacatgtagaaaattttaaaaactacaggtgcaattttttcaaatttttttcttttcaaatttaccgcctcaaattaaatcaaaaaataattagatgtctgctaacttcatgatcatgaagttagcagacgtctaataatttttggatttttttttagacgataaaaaatttaaaaaaaaatatttgaaaaaattgcacctgtagttttttaaattttctacatgtgcatatttttatattatttttttgcagttgatgtattgaaaaacgaaaattcaaaaatttttaaatgtctgctaacttcaggatcatacaatttttgcattttcttaaaacaaatcaattatacaaaataacgagtttgaatgtagcagagatcagaaaaatttttaattattaaaaagtagagtaaataatttaaaaaatgcacttattaatttcaaaattttttaaatgcgcattttttaaaattaattatttactctatttattaataatttcaaattcatctgatgtctgctacattcacactcataaaaaatcCACatttagagaatttaaaaaaagtatgacaattttttttataacattccttgaaaacaaaatatcaaaaattttaagacgtcggctaactccAGTATCATTCAAATTATGAAACTGAAGTCAGTcggcgtctaataattttttgatttttttaaaaatgataaattataaaaaaaaatatttgaaaaaattgcacctgtagtttttaaaattttctacaagtgcatatttttttttttttattttttttgtaatttatttgttgaaaagaaaattgttaattgtctgctaacttaaggatcactttaaattttatttcaaaaatattttttaataacttttttttaaatatttttaaataggaTTCAATGTAGAGACAgttgagtataaaaatattagtttTACTGTATGGGATGTGGGTGGTCAAGATAAAATCAGACCTCTATGGCGACACTATTTCCAAAATACAcaggtaaattttatttgattaattaaataatgatttttaatttaataaattattaattaataattatatgattacAGGGATTAATTTTTGTAGTTGACAGTAATGATAGAGAACGTATTGGGGAAGCACGTGAAGAGTTAATGCGAATGTTGGCAGAAGATGAATTAAGAGATGCTGTTCTTTTAATATTCGCTAACAAACAAGTTagtattcaatatttaataaataccgCCATcgaattttccaattaattatttccatcagctattttaaaaaaactattaataattCGAATCAATAACTCGAAATGTTTGTCACTAAATTTCCACTGTACATTTGATGCTATtgattttaaagaatttaattatcaagctTATCAATTACTGAGTCGTAGCTCTATTTGATGGGATTTTAAGGGAGGAtttaaaagattattatttatttttatttaggaTTTGCCAAATGCGATGAATGCCGCAGAAATAACAGACAAATTGGGGCTGCACTCGTTACGCAACCGTAACTGGTATATCCAGGCAACGTGTGCCACAAGCGGAGACGGTTTGTACGAGGGTCTTGACTGGCTATCCAATCAACTGAAAAACGCAAACCGCTAATCGACGATGATACCGTCAACACTAAATTGTTACTATCATCATCGCcaacttaaaaaaacaaacaaacaaaacaagattaaaaaaaaaatataaaaaataatgataaaataaaataaaaacaataaatcgattttaatAACAGCGTAAAAcatcaataataatactaaaaaaaaaaagaaaaaaataaataaataaattacagacaaaaattaaatcaacggCTCACATGTGCCCTCTCGAGAGTACAAAAATACGACTTTGATTGACGCGTTAACacaataattgtttattctttttgccaattttttttttcattttttatttaaactttctctctattttataaaacatcTTTATATTCTTCGGGGTGCGGGAGAGAGGGCAAATGGACGCGAACAATTTAAAGCTAGATAGGTGTGAGATAGTAAAAGGACGCAGGCATAAAGGAGGCACGTGAGACCGTGTGATCGgctctagatttttttttctttttttttagttagcACACGGACTGACGTTCTTGCATGGATTAATTTTGCCCTGTgcaaacttattattattattatattaattctattatttttattattataattactattaattattattataaatataattaataatattattgtattgataattattattatatattagaaTAGTTACACTTTTTACACAAAGAAAACCACAACGAGTGTGGAGTAATGAAGTGAAATCATTAAGTATGTACTGAGTTATTGTCAAGTACATTGATATAAATGACCGAAACAATAACAAttgttgtaattaattttgattggttattattattattattttttttttgtttgtttccCGTGAACGAGTGAtcgtatttatataaattttttaaatttaacttacaACTAAAAGCTACagaattagtttaaaaaaaaaataataaataattaaaataaaactcagtCGCACACggtttgtatttaaatttcattcacTTGTACATTACTCTAAAttgcaaaattaaaatttaaaaaacaacatGTGATCTtagaaagaaaatataaaaatgtctcGTCCAACAAATACTTTGATGGCTTTCCTCTCCCTTATGATCcccgaaggattttttttttttttttttactagatCGATTTAAATGTTACTACTGGTTAcgataattcattttaaattat
This sequence is a window from Microplitis mediator isolate UGA2020A chromosome 3, iyMicMedi2.1, whole genome shotgun sequence. Protein-coding genes within it:
- the LOC130665713 gene encoding SWI/SNF-related matrix-associated actin-dependent regulator of chromatin subfamily A containing DEAD/H box 1 homolog; amino-acid sequence: MSDLNTNNNNNNNINNNNQDAISPTLSNNLRRFRFQKKPLDKLKMSDEDSNLASPDIQVRRKAVNRIEDSDSDAGPPAKSYDNKKSDSDSKDNDETSDKDEKLAYLINLHPDRDTDIIQEVLSSVNWDLDKAKAKLSANRKRKNNSSKSNKKKRRKRRDMDEEDGDVDSDEKTYKSKVFDSDDDSDVEISNELTGDKKAVLDFMQTALLSELLMMHQCSQKKAEAIMAARPFDDWRDLVDKFQHNKYLDTELLNSAQVLLATRNVVEALMKKCLRLSVNMEKAVAAGASMVKEQPKSLNPEFKLTAYQMVGLNWLAVLHSQNVNGILADEMGLGKTIQVIAFLTYLKEANLVGENDGPHLIIVPSSTMNNWINEFERWSPGLNVVQYYGNPDERKDIRMGWRQGELDDVDVIITTYNLTSSSPEERRLFRVLPITYVVIDEAHMLKNMSTIRYENLVRINAKHRILLTGTPLQNNLLELMSLLVFVMPSLFAGKQNDLKSLFSKNPKIAASGKDQPFFEREQVKNAKQIMRPFVLRRLKSQVLKDLPIKTEEVIKCSLTKKQSEMYKDLMSEFSEEAGSGVPFNGPGMMMQLRKLANHPLLLRNYYDESKLRPMAKKLAKDPTYKETNPDHVFDDLFWMSDYAINQLSRFHRCLAGHGLPQEMVLQSAKLEKLDELLPQMKKDGHRVLIFSQFTMLLDILEEYLTIRCHKFLRLDGQTPVPDRQALIDEYTEDPSIFIFLLSTRAGGLGINLTAADTVIIHDIDFNPYNDKQAEDRSHRMGQKKDVRIIRFLAEKTIEEGMYEIAQEKLHLEAQITENEENENTDRKSVLKLLKMTLGQDIHNKSLSLSPTKASNKSWEEIKVEEF
- the LOC130665719 gene encoding ADP-ribosylation factor 1, whose product is MGNMFATLFKGLFGKKEMRILMVGLDAAGKTTILYKLKLGEIVTTIPTIGFNVETVEYKNISFTVWDVGGQDKIRPLWRHYFQNTQGLIFVVDSNDRERIGEAREELMRMLAEDELRDAVLLIFANKQDLPNAMNAAEITDKLGLHSLRNRNWYIQATCATSGDGLYEGLDWLSNQLKNANR